The window AATATTCTCTGGTGTTGACATAATAATCTGTTCAACCCACTCCATGCCGATATTATTTATAACGCCGTTTTTACCTAGTTCAGAATATCCGTCGACAGCAATTATACGGGCATTCATATAATCAAAATAATAATCGCAGGATTTGGAATGCCTGCGGACAACATTTGGAATTAACGGAATAATTATATCACGGGCATATCTAAAGTGCTTGCCTCCATTTTCAAATTCATGGTTTCCAATAACAGGCAAAAACTTTGGTTTAGCAGATGATTCTGCAAAAAGTTCATTGTAATCATTATATCTTTCTTCAAGCGGGTCCATATCTCCCGCAACTATAAGAAATTCAGCACGATTAAAAAAAGGTTTGGGATTAATTTTCATATCACGTATTTCTAAAATGGCATTTCGCCATGTATCCCTGCCATCTCTGGGATCAGCCAAAACCGCGAATGAAAATTTTGGAGTACATTCATATCTTATTTCTTTGAGATTTGTGCAATCCAAAAACAAAATAGAAAAGAAATAGAAAAATAATATCAAAATTTTTTGGAAGGAAGGTATTATGTTTTTCTCGCACGATTTACCCCTGGTCATTATATGATGCAAAGCGCCAGGGACATCTAATCTCGCTTGTCTTGGCATGAGCGGTATTGTATTCCCAGATAAGGTCTTTGTCAATATTTAACTTACTCTGGGAAACAACATCCCCAA of the bacterium genome contains:
- a CDS encoding metallophosphoesterase; protein product: MPRQARLDVPGALHHIMTRGKSCEKNIIPSFQKILILFFYFFSILFLDCTNLKEIRYECTPKFSFAVLADPRDGRDTWRNAILEIRDMKINPKPFFNRAEFLIVAGDMDPLEERYNDYNELFAESSAKPKFLPVIGNHEFENGGKHFRYARDIIIPLIPNVVRRHSKSCDYYFDYMNARIIAVDGYSELGKNGVINNIGMEWVEQIIMSTPENIKHVFISFHEPAFPRYSHLNDAFNESLRERDAFWEMLVRHRGKVRAVFVGHTHNYYRMRVFYPSGVKANSFTDFPDEEEGIYQIDAGASGKGDINTIVQVQIDYILEPCRQKMALINRLK